One segment of Alnus glutinosa chromosome 2, dhAlnGlut1.1, whole genome shotgun sequence DNA contains the following:
- the LOC133861287 gene encoding transcription activator GLK1-like isoform X2 — MLAVSALRNTKDGNQGEMESFSIGANDFPDFSDGNLLDSIDFDDLFVEINEGDVLPDLEMDPEILADLSVSGGEESDMHTSMSVEKLDDNNTRKEEEDKVSGSSRGEEIVSKRDESVVVKPPPKEADKGRKSSSHSKNSHGKRKVKKYRSHRKHLLAREAEAASWSQRRQMYGAATGGGGKRDMSPWVAPTMGFPPPITPMHHFRPLHVWGHPHMDQTLMPIWPKHLPHSPPPPPPPHTWVPAPPPPAPDPSYWHPHHQRVPNALTPGTPCFPQPVLPTTRFAAPPVPGIPPHAMYKVDLGIGVRTGQSGPHPLLDFHPTKESVDAAIGDVLSKPWLPLPLGLKPPSLDGVLGELQRQGIRKIPPSHA, encoded by the exons ATGCTTGCTGTGTCAGCTTTGAGGAACACCAAGGATGGGAACCAAGGAGAGATGGAGAGCTTTTCAATCGGAGCCAATGACTTCCCGGACTTCTCCGATGGGAACTTGCTCGACAGCATCGATTTCGACGATCTTTTCGTGGAGATCAACGAAGGAGACGTGTTGCCGGATTTGGAGATGGACCCGGAAATCCTCGCCGACTTATCCGTTAGCGGGGGTGAGGAATCCGACATGCACACATCCATGTCTGTCGAAAAATTAGACGATAATAATACAAggaaagaagaggaagacaaAGTTTCCGGTTCAAGTCGAGGAGAAGAAATTGTGAGCAAAAGAGATGAATCTGTTGTGGTGAAACCACCTCCAAAGGAAGCTGATAAAGGCAGAAAATCTTCTTCACACTCAAAGAATTCTCATGGAAAGCGCAAAGTGAAG aaatatCGGTCCCATCGGAAGCATTTGCTGGCGCGTGAAGCTGAGGCGGCTAGCTGGAGCCAGAGAAGGCAAATGTACGGGGCAGCTACCGGCGGTGGAGGCAAGAGAGACATGAGTCCTTGGGTTGCACCTACAATGGGTTTCCCACCTCCGATAACACCCATGCACCACTTTAGACCCTTACACGTGTGGGGTCATCCTCACATGGACCAAACATTAATGCCAATTTGGCCTAAACATCTACCTCATTCGCCACCTCCACCTCCGCCACCGCATACATGGGTGCCTGCTCCGCCTCCGCCAGCACCAGACCCTTCATACTGGCACCCTCACCACCAACGT GTTCCAAATGCACTAACCCCAGGAACGCCTTGCTTTCCACAGCCAGTACTGCCGACCACG AGATTCGCGGCGCCACCTGTTCCCGGCATCCCACCCCATGCCATGTACAAAGTAGACCTCGGCATCGGTGTCCGGACTGGACAGTCCGGCCCCCACCCTCTTCTGGACTTTCATCCG ACAAAGGAGAGCGTAGATGCAGCTATTGGAGATGTATTATCCAAACCATGGCTACCTCTTCCTCTTGGCCTAAAGCCTCCATCTCTTGATGGCGTTTTGGGAGAACTGCAACGACAAGGAATTCGGAAAATTCCACCCTCCCATGCTTGA
- the LOC133861287 gene encoding transcription activator GLK1-like isoform X1 produces MLAVSALRNTKDGNQGEMESFSIGANDFPDFSDGNLLDSIDFDDLFVEINEGDVLPDLEMDPEILADLSVSGGEESDMHTSMSVEKLDDNNTRKEEEDKVSGSSRGEEIVSKRDESVVVKPPPKEADKGRKSSSHSKNSHGKRKVKVDWTPELHRRFVQAVEQLGVDKAVPSRILELMGIDCLTRHNIASHLQKYRSHRKHLLAREAEAASWSQRRQMYGAATGGGGKRDMSPWVAPTMGFPPPITPMHHFRPLHVWGHPHMDQTLMPIWPKHLPHSPPPPPPPHTWVPAPPPPAPDPSYWHPHHQRVPNALTPGTPCFPQPVLPTTRFAAPPVPGIPPHAMYKVDLGIGVRTGQSGPHPLLDFHPTKESVDAAIGDVLSKPWLPLPLGLKPPSLDGVLGELQRQGIRKIPPSHA; encoded by the exons ATGCTTGCTGTGTCAGCTTTGAGGAACACCAAGGATGGGAACCAAGGAGAGATGGAGAGCTTTTCAATCGGAGCCAATGACTTCCCGGACTTCTCCGATGGGAACTTGCTCGACAGCATCGATTTCGACGATCTTTTCGTGGAGATCAACGAAGGAGACGTGTTGCCGGATTTGGAGATGGACCCGGAAATCCTCGCCGACTTATCCGTTAGCGGGGGTGAGGAATCCGACATGCACACATCCATGTCTGTCGAAAAATTAGACGATAATAATACAAggaaagaagaggaagacaaAGTTTCCGGTTCAAGTCGAGGAGAAGAAATTGTGAGCAAAAGAGATGAATCTGTTGTGGTGAAACCACCTCCAAAGGAAGCTGATAAAGGCAGAAAATCTTCTTCACACTCAAAGAATTCTCATGGAAAGCGCAAAGTGAAG GTGGATTGGACCCCAGAGCTGCACAGGAGGTTTGTGCAAGCTGTGGAGCAGCTAGGGGTGGATAAAGCAGTCCCTTCAAGGATTTTAGAGCTTATGGGAATTGATTGTCTCACTCGCCACAACATAGCCAGTCACCTTCAG aaatatCGGTCCCATCGGAAGCATTTGCTGGCGCGTGAAGCTGAGGCGGCTAGCTGGAGCCAGAGAAGGCAAATGTACGGGGCAGCTACCGGCGGTGGAGGCAAGAGAGACATGAGTCCTTGGGTTGCACCTACAATGGGTTTCCCACCTCCGATAACACCCATGCACCACTTTAGACCCTTACACGTGTGGGGTCATCCTCACATGGACCAAACATTAATGCCAATTTGGCCTAAACATCTACCTCATTCGCCACCTCCACCTCCGCCACCGCATACATGGGTGCCTGCTCCGCCTCCGCCAGCACCAGACCCTTCATACTGGCACCCTCACCACCAACGT GTTCCAAATGCACTAACCCCAGGAACGCCTTGCTTTCCACAGCCAGTACTGCCGACCACG AGATTCGCGGCGCCACCTGTTCCCGGCATCCCACCCCATGCCATGTACAAAGTAGACCTCGGCATCGGTGTCCGGACTGGACAGTCCGGCCCCCACCCTCTTCTGGACTTTCATCCG ACAAAGGAGAGCGTAGATGCAGCTATTGGAGATGTATTATCCAAACCATGGCTACCTCTTCCTCTTGGCCTAAAGCCTCCATCTCTTGATGGCGTTTTGGGAGAACTGCAACGACAAGGAATTCGGAAAATTCCACCCTCCCATGCTTGA
- the LOC133861287 gene encoding transcription activator GLK1-like isoform X3 — protein MLAVSALRNTKDGNQGEMESFSIGANDFPDFSDGNLLDSIDFDDLFVEINEGDVLPDLEMDPEILADLSVSGGEESDMHTSMSVEKLDDNNTRKEEEDKVSGSSRGEEIVSKRDESVVVKPPPKEADKGRKSSSHSKNSHGKRKVKVDWTPELHRRFVQAVEQLGVDKAVPSRILELMGIDCLTRHNIASHLQKYRSHRKHLLAREAEAASWSQRRQMYGAATGGGGKRDMSPWVAPTMGFPPPITPMHHFRPLHVWGHPHMDQTLMPIWPKHLPHSPPPPPPPHTWVPAPPPPAPDPSYWHPHHQRVPNALTPGTPCFPQPVLPTTYCYYILAAF, from the exons ATGCTTGCTGTGTCAGCTTTGAGGAACACCAAGGATGGGAACCAAGGAGAGATGGAGAGCTTTTCAATCGGAGCCAATGACTTCCCGGACTTCTCCGATGGGAACTTGCTCGACAGCATCGATTTCGACGATCTTTTCGTGGAGATCAACGAAGGAGACGTGTTGCCGGATTTGGAGATGGACCCGGAAATCCTCGCCGACTTATCCGTTAGCGGGGGTGAGGAATCCGACATGCACACATCCATGTCTGTCGAAAAATTAGACGATAATAATACAAggaaagaagaggaagacaaAGTTTCCGGTTCAAGTCGAGGAGAAGAAATTGTGAGCAAAAGAGATGAATCTGTTGTGGTGAAACCACCTCCAAAGGAAGCTGATAAAGGCAGAAAATCTTCTTCACACTCAAAGAATTCTCATGGAAAGCGCAAAGTGAAG GTGGATTGGACCCCAGAGCTGCACAGGAGGTTTGTGCAAGCTGTGGAGCAGCTAGGGGTGGATAAAGCAGTCCCTTCAAGGATTTTAGAGCTTATGGGAATTGATTGTCTCACTCGCCACAACATAGCCAGTCACCTTCAG aaatatCGGTCCCATCGGAAGCATTTGCTGGCGCGTGAAGCTGAGGCGGCTAGCTGGAGCCAGAGAAGGCAAATGTACGGGGCAGCTACCGGCGGTGGAGGCAAGAGAGACATGAGTCCTTGGGTTGCACCTACAATGGGTTTCCCACCTCCGATAACACCCATGCACCACTTTAGACCCTTACACGTGTGGGGTCATCCTCACATGGACCAAACATTAATGCCAATTTGGCCTAAACATCTACCTCATTCGCCACCTCCACCTCCGCCACCGCATACATGGGTGCCTGCTCCGCCTCCGCCAGCACCAGACCCTTCATACTGGCACCCTCACCACCAACGT GTTCCAAATGCACTAACCCCAGGAACGCCTTGCTTTCCACAGCCAGTACTGCCGACCACG TACTGCTATTATATTTTGGCAGCTTTCTGA